The following proteins come from a genomic window of Actinacidiphila yeochonensis CN732:
- a CDS encoding dynamin family protein: MVILDVRPELLDALSALRERVDAARFPFPLPGAVRARRTRQELIAQLDDYLVPRLRAPEAPLLAVVGGSTGAGKSTLVNSLVGRRISQSGVLRPTTRVPVLVCHPEDRAWFADPRVLPRLTRTWSVRQRSRADEDGTDRADLDRRGSDRRPPDRAELRLEADDSLPRGLALLDAPDVDSLVAGNRDLAAELICAADIWILVTTSARYADALPWHLLRAAKEYDVTLATVLDRVPHQLAEEVGRHYAALLARSGLGDVPRFTVPELPESAAGAGLLPQTTVASLRAWLIHCAEDPAARQLAARRTAVGTLDSLSVRLPALASASAAQHAAAQRLARTAEDAYGEAVARTRDAVAAGAPLAGEALAHWESYPACGPDTLHHALAEELAALLRTETDAADDRMAEAWRRDPAGRALLDEPGARPDRERVALAARIDKGVRRWRRGLADLAHAEVRAARAADRPAADPADVAALLATVLLGGRAGRPAGERLAETLGAKAAVRLRDTARSRLDDVVHELLARERERRLAPVDGYDVTSGQQAALIAALSVLQKER; encoded by the coding sequence GTGGTGATCCTGGACGTCCGGCCCGAACTGCTCGACGCGCTGTCCGCACTGCGTGAGCGAGTCGATGCGGCACGCTTCCCCTTCCCGCTCCCCGGAGCCGTGCGGGCCCGCCGCACGCGGCAGGAGCTCATTGCCCAGCTCGACGACTACCTCGTCCCCCGGCTCAGGGCACCGGAGGCACCGCTGCTGGCCGTGGTCGGCGGTTCCACCGGGGCGGGCAAGTCCACGCTGGTCAACTCCCTGGTCGGCCGCCGGATCAGCCAGTCCGGGGTGCTGCGGCCGACCACCCGGGTGCCGGTGCTGGTCTGCCATCCCGAGGACCGCGCCTGGTTCGCCGACCCGCGCGTCCTGCCCCGGCTGACGCGTACCTGGTCGGTACGGCAGCGCTCCCGAGCCGACGAGGACGGCACCGACCGGGCCGACCTCGACCGGCGGGGCTCCGACCGGCGGCCCCCGGACCGGGCCGAACTGCGCCTGGAGGCCGACGACTCCCTGCCGCGCGGCCTCGCCCTCCTTGACGCGCCCGACGTCGACTCGCTCGTCGCGGGGAACCGCGACCTGGCCGCCGAACTCATCTGCGCGGCCGACATCTGGATTCTCGTCACCACCTCCGCCCGCTACGCCGACGCCCTGCCCTGGCACCTGCTGCGCGCCGCCAAGGAGTACGACGTCACCCTCGCCACGGTGCTCGACCGGGTCCCGCACCAGCTCGCCGAGGAGGTCGGCCGGCACTACGCGGCGCTGCTGGCCCGCTCCGGCCTCGGCGACGTGCCCCGCTTCACGGTGCCCGAACTCCCGGAGTCCGCCGCCGGGGCGGGCCTGCTGCCGCAGACCACGGTGGCGAGCCTGCGCGCCTGGCTGATCCACTGCGCCGAGGACCCGGCGGCCCGCCAGCTCGCGGCCCGCCGCACCGCCGTCGGCACCCTCGACTCCCTCAGCGTGCGGCTGCCCGCGCTCGCCTCCGCCTCCGCCGCCCAGCACGCCGCCGCCCAGCGGCTGGCCCGGACCGCGGAGGACGCCTACGGGGAGGCCGTCGCCCGCACCCGCGACGCCGTGGCGGCGGGCGCGCCGCTGGCCGGCGAGGCTCTGGCGCACTGGGAGAGCTACCCCGCCTGCGGCCCCGACACCCTCCACCACGCCCTCGCCGAGGAGCTGGCCGCGCTGCTGCGGACCGAGACCGACGCGGCGGACGACCGGATGGCCGAAGCCTGGCGCCGGGATCCCGCCGGGCGGGCCCTCCTCGACGAACCCGGGGCCCGCCCCGACCGCGAGCGGGTGGCCCTGGCGGCGCGGATCGACAAGGGCGTACGGCGGTGGCGCCGCGGGCTGGCCGACCTCGCCCATGCCGAGGTCCGCGCCGCCCGGGCAGCGGACCGCCCGGCGGCCGACCCCGCTGACGTCGCCGCCCTGCTGGCCACCGTGCTGCTCGGCGGGCGGGCCGGACGCCCGGCCGGCGAGCGGCTCGCCGAGACCCTCGGCGCCAAGGCCGCGGTGCGACTGCGCGACACCGCCCGGAGCCGGCTGGACGACGTGGTCCACGAACTGCTCGCGCGCGAACGCGAGCGGCGCCTGGCGCCGGTCGACGGGTACGACGTCACCTCAGGCCAGCAGGCCGCCCTGATCGCCGCACTGTCCGTACTGCAGAAGGAGAGGTGA
- a CDS encoding globin, with protein MNEIRQGELQQQTFYDRVGGEETFRRLVHRFYEGVADDPELRAMYPEEDLGPAEERLLLFLMQYWGGPRTYSDSRGHPRLRMRHAPFAVNRAAHDAWLRHMRAAVDDLELPAEQEKELWDYLTYAAASMVNTPG; from the coding sequence GTGAACGAGATCCGGCAGGGCGAACTCCAACAGCAGACGTTCTACGACCGCGTCGGCGGCGAGGAAACCTTCCGTCGGCTGGTGCACCGCTTCTACGAGGGCGTCGCGGACGATCCCGAGCTGCGCGCCATGTACCCGGAGGAGGACCTCGGCCCCGCCGAGGAGCGGCTGCTGCTCTTCCTCATGCAGTACTGGGGCGGTCCGCGTACCTACAGCGACTCGCGCGGCCACCCCCGGCTGCGCATGCGGCACGCGCCGTTCGCCGTGAACCGGGCCGCGCACGACGCCTGGCTGCGGCACATGCGCGCCGCCGTCGACGATCTGGAGCTGCCCGCCGAGCAGGAGAAGGAGCTGTGGGACTACCTGACCTACGCCGCCGCCTCCATGGTCAACACCCCGGGCTGA
- a CDS encoding helix-turn-helix domain-containing protein: protein MTRGTAAATGQTAKQYLDARILLEAKRLLVHSDAPAADIARRLGFHEPGDFAKFFRKRQGCTALAFRATARGTPPPSHGSRRRGEGPAGGTPLGG, encoded by the coding sequence CTGACCCGGGGGACGGCGGCGGCCACCGGGCAGACCGCGAAGCAGTACCTGGACGCCAGGATCCTGCTCGAAGCCAAGCGGCTCCTCGTCCACTCCGACGCCCCCGCGGCCGATATCGCGCGGCGGCTGGGGTTCCACGAGCCGGGCGACTTCGCCAAGTTCTTCCGCAAGCGCCAGGGCTGCACCGCCCTGGCCTTCCGCGCCACGGCGCGGGGGACCCCGCCGCCGTCGCACGGGTCCCGCCGACGCGGGGAGGGGCCGGCCGGCGGGACACCCCTCGGGGGGTGA
- a CDS encoding acyl-CoA thioesterase gives MARHVFPCPLRWADMDAYGHVNNVAFLRYLEEARIDLMFRLGSQEGGATFSGGSVVARHEIDYLRPLVHRHTPVAIETWVSDITAASMTLRYEVRDGERVYARASTVVVPYNLAEERPRRITAEEKAFLERYRDDGTVVA, from the coding sequence ATGGCGCGGCACGTCTTCCCCTGCCCGCTGCGGTGGGCGGACATGGACGCCTACGGGCACGTCAACAACGTCGCCTTCCTGCGGTACCTGGAGGAGGCGCGGATCGACCTCATGTTCCGCCTGGGCTCGCAGGAGGGAGGCGCGACGTTCTCCGGCGGGTCCGTGGTGGCCCGCCACGAGATCGACTACCTGCGTCCGCTGGTCCACCGCCACACGCCGGTGGCCATCGAGACGTGGGTGAGCGACATCACCGCGGCCTCGATGACCTTGCGGTACGAGGTGCGGGACGGCGAGCGGGTGTACGCCCGCGCGTCCACGGTCGTCGTGCCCTACAACCTGGCCGAGGAGCGGCCGCGGCGGATCACCGCGGAGGAGAAGGCGTTCCTGGAGCGGTACCGGGACGACGGAACCGTGGTCGCGTGA
- a CDS encoding non-oxidative hydroxyarylic acid decarboxylases subunit D: protein MICPRCASDTVETTTTSPVPGVWEVLQCQRCLYMWRTTEPERRTQRHAYPVQFRMTAEDIANAIEVPTVPPLLGG, encoded by the coding sequence ATGATCTGCCCGCGTTGCGCGTCCGACACCGTCGAGACGACCACCACCTCCCCCGTCCCGGGGGTGTGGGAGGTCCTCCAGTGCCAGCGCTGCCTCTACATGTGGCGCACCACCGAGCCCGAGCGGCGCACCCAGCGCCACGCCTACCCGGTGCAGTTCCGCATGACCGCCGAGGACATCGCCAACGCCATCGAGGTGCCCACGGTCCCGCCGCTGCTCGGCGGCTGA
- a CDS encoding non-oxidative hydroxyarylic acid decarboxylases subunit C, protein MAYDDLRSFLDTLEKEGQLLRIADEVLPEPDIAAAANACGRIGEGAPAIWFDRIKGFTDARVVMNVHGSWRNHALALGLPKETTTKEQVEEFARRWDAFPVAPERREDPPWQENSVAGEDVDLFDILPLFRLNDGDGGFYLDKAAVVSRDPQDPDNFDKQNLGIYRIEVIGRNRLALQPVPMHDIAKHLRAAEERGEDLPVAITLGNDPVVPIVAGMPMAYDQSEYEMAGALRGAPMPIATAPLTGFDVPWGSEVVIEGVIESRVRQIEGPFGEFTGHYSGGRRMPVVRIDRISYRTKPVFESLYLGMPWTECDYLVGPNTCVPLLKQLRAEFPEVQAVNAMYTHGLLVIISTKKRYGGFAKAVGMRAMTTPHGLGYVTQVIVVDEDVDPFNLPQVLWAQSAKVNPREDVVVIPNLSVLELAPASQPAGITSKMIIDATTPVAPDVRGNFSTPARDLPETAEWAARLQSLLANR, encoded by the coding sequence ATGGCATACGACGACCTGCGGTCGTTCCTGGACACGCTGGAGAAGGAGGGCCAGCTGCTGCGCATCGCGGACGAGGTCCTGCCCGAACCGGACATAGCCGCTGCCGCCAACGCCTGCGGACGCATCGGCGAGGGCGCTCCCGCCATCTGGTTCGACCGGATCAAGGGGTTCACCGACGCCCGCGTCGTCATGAACGTCCACGGCTCCTGGCGCAACCACGCCCTCGCCCTCGGCCTCCCCAAGGAGACGACGACCAAGGAGCAGGTGGAGGAGTTCGCCCGGCGCTGGGACGCGTTCCCGGTCGCCCCCGAGCGCCGCGAGGACCCGCCGTGGCAGGAGAACAGCGTGGCGGGCGAGGACGTCGACCTCTTCGACATCCTGCCGCTGTTCCGCCTCAACGACGGTGACGGGGGCTTCTACCTCGACAAGGCCGCGGTCGTCTCCCGCGACCCGCAGGACCCGGACAACTTCGACAAGCAGAACCTCGGCATCTACCGCATCGAGGTGATCGGCCGCAACCGGCTGGCGCTCCAGCCCGTGCCGATGCACGACATCGCCAAGCACCTGCGCGCGGCCGAGGAGCGGGGCGAGGACCTCCCCGTGGCGATCACGCTGGGCAACGACCCGGTGGTGCCGATCGTCGCCGGGATGCCCATGGCCTACGACCAGTCCGAGTACGAGATGGCCGGAGCGCTGCGCGGCGCCCCCATGCCCATCGCCACCGCCCCGCTGACCGGGTTCGACGTCCCCTGGGGCTCGGAAGTGGTCATCGAGGGCGTCATCGAGTCGCGGGTGCGCCAGATCGAGGGGCCCTTCGGCGAGTTCACCGGCCACTACTCCGGCGGGCGCCGGATGCCCGTGGTCCGGATCGACCGGATCTCCTACCGCACCAAGCCCGTCTTCGAGTCGCTGTACCTGGGCATGCCCTGGACCGAGTGCGACTACCTCGTCGGCCCCAACACCTGCGTCCCGCTGCTGAAGCAGCTGCGCGCCGAGTTCCCCGAGGTGCAGGCGGTCAACGCCATGTACACCCACGGGCTGCTGGTGATCATCTCCACGAAGAAGCGGTACGGCGGCTTCGCCAAGGCCGTCGGCATGCGCGCGATGACCACCCCGCACGGCCTCGGCTACGTCACGCAGGTGATCGTCGTGGACGAGGACGTCGACCCGTTCAACCTGCCCCAGGTGCTGTGGGCGCAGTCGGCCAAGGTCAATCCCAGGGAGGACGTGGTCGTCATCCCGAACCTCTCGGTGCTGGAGCTGGCACCGGCCTCGCAGCCGGCCGGCATCACCAGCAAGATGATCATCGACGCCACGACGCCGGTGGCCCCGGACGTCCGCGGCAACTTCAGCACCCCGGCCAGGGACCTGCCCGAGACCGCCGAATGGGCGGCACGGCTGCAGTCCCTGCTCGCCAACCGCTGA
- the ssb gene encoding single-stranded DNA-binding protein — protein MNETLVTVVGNVATEPECRVTPSGAALTRFRLATTTRRYDSERGAWTDGPTSFYTVSAWRNLGTNVKESVGLGEPLVVQGRLRIRQEEKDGKRYVSAELEAVAVGHDLARGVARFNRSSSSAAAVLRPPAAPAAVT, from the coding sequence ATGAACGAGACCCTGGTCACCGTCGTCGGAAACGTCGCCACCGAGCCCGAGTGCCGGGTGACGCCGTCGGGCGCCGCCCTCACCCGCTTCCGGCTGGCCACGACCACCCGCCGGTACGACTCCGAGCGCGGCGCGTGGACGGACGGCCCGACGAGCTTCTACACGGTGAGCGCCTGGCGGAATCTCGGCACGAACGTGAAGGAGTCCGTGGGCCTCGGCGAACCGCTGGTGGTTCAGGGACGGCTGAGAATCCGGCAGGAGGAGAAGGACGGAAAGCGCTACGTCTCGGCCGAGCTGGAGGCGGTGGCCGTGGGTCATGACCTGGCCCGGGGTGTGGCCCGGTTCAACCGCTCTTCCTCCTCCGCTGCGGCCGTCCTGCGCCCGCCGGCCGCTCCGGCCGCGGTCACCTGA
- the ettA gene encoding energy-dependent translational throttle protein EttA: MAEYIYTMRKTRKAHGDKVILDDVTLSFLPGAKIGVVGPNGAGKSTVLKIMAGLEQPSNGDAFLSPGYTVGMLLQEPPLDESKTVLENVQDGVAETKAKLDRFNEIAEQMATDYSDALLDEMGKLQEQLDHADAWDLDAQLEQAMDALGCPPGDWPVTNLSGGEKRRVALCKLLLEAPDLLLLDEPTNHLDAESVQWLEQHLAKYPGTVVAVTHDRYFLDNVAQWILELDRGRALPYEGNYSTYLENKASRLKVEGAKDAKRQKRLKEELEWVRSNAKGRQAKSKARLARYEEMAAEADKMRKLDFEEIQIPPGPRLGSVVIEVDDLHKAFGEKVLIDGLSFTLPRNGIVGVIGPNGAGKTTLFKMLQGFEEPDSGSIKVGETVKVSYVDQGRANIDPKKTLWEVVSDGLDYINVGQVEMPSRAYVSAFGFKGPDQQKPAGVLSGGERNRLNLALTLKQGGNLLLLDEPTNDLDVETLSSLENALLEFPGAAVVVSHDRWFLDRVATHILAYEGESKWFWFEGNFESYEKNKVERLGPDAARPHRASYKKLTRG, translated from the coding sequence TTGGCTGAGTACATCTACACGATGCGCAAAACGCGCAAGGCGCACGGCGACAAGGTCATCCTGGATGACGTGACGCTGAGCTTCCTGCCGGGAGCGAAGATCGGTGTGGTCGGGCCGAACGGTGCCGGTAAGTCCACCGTGCTGAAGATCATGGCCGGGCTGGAGCAGCCCTCGAACGGCGACGCGTTCCTGAGCCCCGGGTACACCGTGGGGATGCTCCTCCAGGAGCCGCCGCTGGACGAGTCCAAGACGGTGCTGGAGAACGTCCAGGACGGCGTCGCGGAGACCAAGGCGAAGCTGGACCGCTTCAACGAGATCGCCGAGCAGATGGCCACGGACTACTCCGACGCGCTGCTGGACGAGATGGGCAAGCTCCAGGAGCAGCTGGACCACGCCGACGCCTGGGATCTGGACGCCCAGCTGGAGCAGGCGATGGACGCGCTGGGCTGCCCGCCTGGCGACTGGCCGGTCACCAACCTCTCCGGCGGCGAGAAGCGCCGGGTGGCGCTCTGCAAGCTGCTGCTGGAGGCCCCCGACCTCCTGCTGCTGGACGAGCCGACCAACCACCTGGACGCGGAGTCCGTGCAGTGGCTGGAGCAGCACCTGGCGAAGTACCCGGGCACCGTCGTCGCCGTCACCCACGACCGGTACTTCCTGGACAACGTGGCGCAGTGGATCCTGGAGCTGGACCGCGGCCGCGCGCTGCCCTACGAGGGCAACTACTCGACCTACCTGGAGAACAAGGCGTCCAGGCTCAAGGTCGAGGGCGCGAAGGACGCCAAGCGCCAGAAGCGGCTGAAGGAGGAGCTGGAGTGGGTCCGCTCCAACGCCAAGGGCCGGCAGGCGAAGTCCAAGGCGCGACTGGCCCGCTATGAGGAGATGGCGGCCGAGGCGGACAAGATGCGGAAGCTGGACTTCGAGGAGATCCAGATCCCGCCGGGCCCGCGGCTGGGCTCGGTCGTCATCGAGGTCGACGACCTGCACAAGGCGTTCGGCGAGAAGGTGCTGATCGACGGCCTGTCGTTCACCCTGCCGCGCAACGGCATCGTGGGCGTCATCGGCCCGAACGGCGCGGGCAAGACCACGCTGTTCAAGATGCTGCAGGGCTTCGAGGAGCCCGACTCCGGCAGCATCAAGGTCGGTGAGACGGTGAAGGTCTCCTACGTCGACCAGGGCCGTGCCAACATCGACCCGAAGAAGACGCTGTGGGAGGTCGTCTCCGACGGCCTGGACTACATCAACGTGGGCCAGGTGGAGATGCCGTCGCGGGCGTACGTGTCCGCGTTCGGCTTCAAGGGCCCGGACCAGCAGAAGCCGGCCGGGGTGCTCTCCGGCGGTGAGCGCAACCGGCTGAACCTGGCGCTGACCCTCAAGCAGGGCGGCAACCTGCTGCTCCTGGACGAGCCGACCAACGACCTGGACGTCGAGACGCTCTCCTCGCTGGAGAACGCGCTGCTGGAGTTCCCCGGCGCGGCCGTGGTCGTCTCCCACGACCGCTGGTTCCTGGACCGGGTGGCCACGCACATCCTCGCGTACGAGGGTGAGTCGAAGTGGTTCTGGTTCGAGGGCAACTTCGAGTCCTACGAGAAGAACAAGGTGGAGCGGCTCGGCCCGGACGCGGCCCGTCCGCACCGCGCCAGCTACAAGAAGCTGACCCGCGGCTGA
- a CDS encoding GTPase, whose translation MAASPSARDPQDPSAGPRDGDPLTMRVDALGELLGLSRARISPEDLADSTELLARIAERRRLSLDHTVVALAGATGSGKSTLFNALAGKELSATGVRRPTTARPVSCAWQPERAAGLLDRLGIAPQDRYARHGLLAAPALPPAALPAQAGRSEVPPPPGPRAAPGEGQDPSAEFPGQPEPLLGQPCQPCQSCQSCRLGQPCGDGRAAGAGCGPADDRAEDRVPPAAAEDAWAVPSAQSGHSGLSARSGAASADGGGEHRAAGAATDTAAAALGAYGGHAVEDETGLEGLVLIDLPDHDSAVGEHREQVDRLLRLVDVVVWVLDPEKYGDAALHERYLRPLAGHADVTVLVLNQVDRLPGDSSDLVLDDLRRLLDEDGLAVGEHGEAGAIVLSASAATGQGLADLRAVLAQITGERAAAGQRLAADLDSAAHDLHPLYVGEGWAGLTDEAREDFLDRLADAVGATAVGQAAERDWGRAAWDACGTPWSRLMAGRTPGYGCSRSAPARPMSPERWTRDGRTVRPVAPAAPGRNHGTSGGGPGTADRAPKRGAGAAAGGVGAAGALPAPRGSGPAASRPVVEEAVRGLAVDAARGLPEPWSRAVGDAARRGGGSLPEALDTVALRARPGQPERPGWWSVAAAVQWLLLALVLAGVVCLAAVAEGSLALPWWPPLATAVLGGLGGPVVAAACRFAARGPARRYGQAAERRLRDAAADCGRAGVLEPVAAELMRYREVREQYAVVAGAAPVPSTSRLRPVGVR comes from the coding sequence GTGGCCGCCAGCCCCTCGGCACGGGACCCCCAGGACCCCTCGGCCGGACCGCGCGACGGGGACCCGCTGACCATGCGGGTCGACGCGCTCGGGGAACTGCTCGGTCTGTCCCGGGCCCGGATCAGCCCGGAGGACCTCGCCGACAGCACCGAGCTGCTGGCCCGGATCGCCGAGCGGCGCAGGCTCTCGCTCGACCACACCGTGGTGGCGCTCGCCGGGGCCACCGGCAGCGGCAAGTCCACGCTCTTCAACGCGCTGGCCGGGAAGGAGCTGTCCGCCACCGGCGTGCGGCGGCCGACCACCGCGCGGCCCGTCTCCTGCGCCTGGCAGCCCGAGCGGGCGGCGGGGCTGCTGGACCGGCTGGGGATCGCTCCCCAGGACCGCTACGCGCGGCACGGGCTGCTCGCGGCACCGGCCCTGCCGCCGGCCGCGCTGCCCGCGCAGGCGGGCCGGTCCGAGGTACCGCCGCCACCGGGTCCGCGGGCCGCGCCGGGTGAGGGGCAGGACCCGTCGGCCGAGTTTCCAGGGCAACCTGAGCCCCTCCTCGGCCAGCCGTGTCAGCCGTGTCAGTCATGTCAGTCGTGTCGGCTCGGTCAGCCTTGTGGCGATGGCCGGGCTGCCGGGGCCGGCTGCGGTCCGGCCGACGACCGGGCGGAGGACCGCGTGCCCCCGGCTGCGGCCGAGGACGCCTGGGCGGTGCCGTCCGCGCAGTCGGGGCACTCGGGGCTGTCAGCGCGTTCGGGGGCGGCGAGCGCGGACGGGGGTGGCGAGCACCGGGCGGCGGGAGCGGCCACGGACACGGCCGCTGCCGCGCTTGGGGCGTACGGCGGGCACGCGGTGGAGGACGAGACGGGCCTGGAGGGGCTGGTCCTCATCGACCTGCCCGACCACGACTCCGCCGTGGGCGAGCACCGGGAGCAGGTGGACCGGCTGCTGCGGCTCGTCGACGTCGTCGTATGGGTGCTGGACCCGGAGAAGTACGGGGACGCCGCACTCCACGAGCGCTACCTTCGGCCGCTGGCAGGGCACGCCGACGTGACCGTCCTCGTCCTCAACCAGGTGGACCGGTTGCCGGGGGACTCCTCCGACCTCGTCCTGGACGACCTGCGGCGGCTGCTGGACGAGGACGGCCTGGCGGTCGGGGAGCACGGCGAGGCGGGGGCGATCGTCCTGTCGGCGTCGGCCGCGACCGGGCAGGGGCTCGCGGACCTGCGGGCCGTCCTCGCCCAGATCACCGGCGAGCGCGCGGCCGCCGGGCAGCGGCTGGCAGCCGACCTGGACAGCGCCGCGCACGACCTGCACCCCCTGTACGTCGGCGAGGGCTGGGCGGGGCTCACCGACGAGGCCCGCGAGGACTTCCTGGACCGGCTCGCGGACGCCGTGGGCGCGACAGCCGTGGGCCAGGCGGCGGAGCGCGACTGGGGGCGGGCCGCGTGGGACGCCTGCGGCACGCCGTGGAGCCGCCTGATGGCAGGACGCACCCCCGGGTACGGCTGTTCCCGTTCCGCGCCCGCCCGCCCGATGTCCCCCGAACGGTGGACACGGGACGGCCGCACCGTGCGTCCTGTGGCCCCGGCCGCGCCCGGCCGGAACCACGGGACCTCCGGGGGCGGGCCCGGGACAGCGGACAGGGCGCCGAAGCGCGGCGCCGGAGCCGCGGCAGGAGGTGTGGGCGCGGCCGGCGCGCTCCCGGCCCCCCGCGGGTCGGGCCCCGCCGCGTCCCGTCCAGTGGTCGAGGAAGCCGTGCGGGGGCTCGCCGTCGACGCCGCACGCGGGCTGCCGGAGCCGTGGTCGCGGGCGGTGGGCGACGCCGCCCGGCGCGGCGGCGGTTCGCTGCCCGAGGCACTGGACACGGTGGCGCTGCGCGCGCGCCCGGGACAGCCCGAGCGGCCGGGCTGGTGGTCGGTGGCGGCGGCGGTCCAGTGGTTGCTGCTGGCTCTCGTGCTGGCCGGCGTGGTCTGCCTCGCCGCGGTGGCGGAGGGCTCGCTGGCCCTGCCGTGGTGGCCGCCGCTGGCGACGGCCGTGCTGGGCGGGCTCGGGGGTCCGGTGGTCGCCGCGGCCTGCCGGTTCGCGGCCCGCGGGCCCGCCAGACGCTACGGCCAGGCCGCCGAGCGCCGGCTGCGGGACGCGGCGGCCGACTGCGGCCGGGCCGGGGTCCTGGAACCGGTCGCGGCCGAGCTGATGCGGTACCGGGAGGTACGCGAGCAGTACGCGGTCGTCGCCGGTGCCGCACCTGTGCCCAGCACCTCGCGGCTCCGACCGGTGGGGGTGCGGTAG
- a CDS encoding pentapeptide repeat-containing protein has translation MSLSPGADLDLRGTSVDETLIGRVLTAMTDPATRRPTIGNARFDSAVFPGDASFGSATFTGHAWFGSATFTEDAWFGSATFTGHASFGSATFTGHASFGSATFTEDAWFGSATFTQDAWFDSATFTGHARFDSATFTEDASFGSATFSRDARFDSATFTQDAWFDSATFTGHARFDSATFTGHASFDSATFTGHARFDSATFTGHASFGSATFTQDASFESATFTQDASFGSATFTGHARFDSATFTRETRFGSATFTRDAGFTSTVFKGTSVLGPLVCAGTVNLSSALFGVAVTVEVAAKAVLFRRTRWAQPATVWLRYADADVSDAVAEYPVTIAARPRPFTHVSGDLVDESVLAGLATVEARVTSLRGVDAAQMILTDLDLSQCLFAGTVHLNQLRLEGDCRFAATPEGVHRRGRLWLVRCTRRRTLAEEHHWRHGLPRAVIGWQPPLIPENVVQPRALAAVYRALRTSHEDSGNEPGAADFYYGEMEMRRADPRTAPGERGLLTAYWALSGYGLRATRALGWLLLAVAGTMLVMMLWGLPQRDTSSLSTGIITGHRITVTTDSPAPENPTGPPGDRFTTERFEKSLRIVVNSVVFRSSGQDLTTTGTYTEMASRLTEPVLLGFAVLAVRGRIKR, from the coding sequence GTGTCCCTGTCACCCGGCGCGGACCTGGACCTCCGGGGCACCAGCGTCGACGAGACACTCATCGGCCGCGTCCTCACCGCCATGACCGACCCGGCAACCCGAAGGCCGACCATAGGGAACGCCAGATTCGACTCGGCCGTCTTCCCCGGGGACGCGTCGTTCGGGTCAGCCACCTTCACCGGGCACGCCTGGTTCGGGTCAGCCACCTTCACCGAAGACGCCTGGTTCGGATCAGCCACCTTCACCGGGCACGCGTCGTTCGGGTCAGCCACCTTCACCGGGCACGCGTCGTTCGGATCAGCCACCTTCACCGAAGACGCCTGGTTCGGGTCAGCCACCTTCACCCAGGACGCCTGGTTCGACTCAGCCACCTTCACCGGGCACGCCCGATTCGACTCAGCCACCTTCACCGAAGACGCCTCGTTCGGGTCAGCCACCTTCAGCAGGGACGCCCGATTCGACTCAGCCACCTTCACCCAGGACGCCTGGTTCGACTCAGCCACCTTCACCGGGCACGCCCGATTCGACTCAGCCACCTTCACCGGGCACGCCTCGTTCGACTCAGCCACCTTCACCGGGCACGCCCGATTCGACTCAGCCACCTTCACCGGGCACGCCTCGTTCGGATCAGCCACCTTCACCCAGGACGCGTCGTTCGAGTCAGCCACCTTCACCCAGGACGCGTCGTTCGGATCAGCCACTTTCACCGGGCACGCCCGATTCGACTCAGCCACCTTCACCAGGGAAACCCGATTCGGCTCAGCCACCTTCACCAGGGACGCCGGGTTCACCTCGACCGTGTTCAAGGGCACGTCAGTGCTGGGTCCGTTGGTGTGCGCGGGGACGGTGAATCTGTCCAGTGCGTTGTTCGGGGTGGCGGTGACCGTGGAGGTCGCGGCGAAGGCGGTGCTGTTCCGGCGGACGCGGTGGGCGCAGCCGGCCACGGTGTGGCTGCGCTACGCCGACGCCGACGTGAGTGACGCCGTGGCGGAGTACCCCGTGACGATCGCCGCGCGACCCCGCCCGTTCACGCACGTGTCAGGTGACCTGGTGGACGAGTCCGTGTTGGCGGGCCTGGCGACGGTCGAGGCGCGGGTGACCTCACTGCGGGGTGTGGACGCCGCCCAGATGATCCTGACGGATCTCGACCTGAGCCAGTGCCTGTTCGCCGGCACGGTCCACCTGAACCAGCTCCGGCTGGAGGGCGACTGCCGCTTCGCCGCGACACCGGAAGGCGTCCACCGGCGGGGCCGACTGTGGCTCGTCCGGTGCACCCGCCGCCGCACGCTGGCCGAGGAACATCACTGGCGCCACGGCCTGCCCCGAGCCGTCATCGGCTGGCAGCCGCCTCTCATCCCTGAGAACGTCGTGCAGCCGCGCGCCCTGGCCGCGGTCTACCGAGCTCTGCGCACGTCCCATGAGGACTCCGGCAACGAACCCGGTGCCGCGGACTTCTACTACGGCGAGATGGAGATGCGCCGCGCCGATCCCCGCACCGCCCCGGGCGAGCGCGGGCTGCTCACCGCCTACTGGGCGCTGTCCGGCTACGGCCTGCGCGCTACCCGCGCACTGGGCTGGCTCCTGCTCGCGGTGGCCGGCACCATGCTGGTGATGATGCTGTGGGGGCTGCCGCAGCGTGACACGTCCTCGCTCAGCACCGGCATCATCACCGGCCACCGCATCACCGTCACCACCGACAGTCCCGCCCCCGAGAACCCCACCGGGCCCCCTGGCGACCGCTTTACGACCGAGCGCTTCGAGAAAAGCCTGCGCATCGTCGTCAACTCCGTGGTCTTCCGCTCCTCCGGCCAGGACCTCACCACCACCGGCACCTACACCGAAATGGCCTCCCGCCTCACCGAACCCGTCCTCCTGGGCTTTGCAGTCCTCGCCGTCCGAGGCCGCATCAAACGCTGA